AAATAAATACATCAAAATTAATAATAACTTCTTCATATGACCTCCTTGTTAAAATAAAACCAAACCCTTACTTGTTATACAGGTAAAAGTTGAAAACAGCGTAATCTCGGCTTGTCCAACATTTTCTGTGAAAGTTATTTGCTAAATGTCATAAAATAAACTCAACTCCTAGTAAGGAGGAGACAAAACAAATGAATAAAATGGATTATGATCGAGCCTTGTATTATACACATCGATCTGAATGGGATAATTTGCTAATACTCATGGTACGAACAAAAGACCAATTTTTATCAAAGCGGATAGAGCAATTCCTGCATGCCTATCACTTTGAACGTGACTATTCAGTCATTGAAAACAAATTATATTCACTGCTTCGTTACATCGACCATGCAAACGAAACGGTTGAACCTGATAATGAGTTACCGATGTATAGTCTTTCCTGAAAAAACAAGTGGATACTGTTGAGAAATATTTACCAAACCGGACCAAAGAATTCCACCAAAAAACGGCCTCCCTTTTTGGGAAGCCGTTTAATCGTTAATATAATTTTCACTCTACTCCATCATTTTCTAAACATCTAAGTTGTTTA
This genomic stretch from Neobacillus niacini harbors:
- a CDS encoding YhdB family protein, whose amino-acid sequence is MNKMDYDRALYYTHRSEWDNLLILMVRTKDQFLSKRIEQFLHAYHFERDYSVIENKLYSLLRYIDHANETVEPDNELPMYSLS